One genomic segment of Sebastes fasciatus isolate fSebFas1 chromosome 17, fSebFas1.pri, whole genome shotgun sequence includes these proteins:
- the nhsl3 gene encoding NHS-like protein 3 isoform X2, with amino-acid sequence MGNSVQKKKKVQTTEKNFSAPPSPNPNKEKPKGSWLFGHRDKLKTAGPKGNEDQKRLTVHYRTSQHYQENVFIEGSRPQYLEDLHTEAQEGLKILQQEEYTNGVNVPDDESVASTDTLRPEQDISSKDGGGSPESRSTAGSTDTTVTSAVSTRPVLTRQGSTFKPLNPVKRFEKNRKRSRRTTIMGIPNQVQKELALHRSSTFQQLVSTPNHDGELSNSQSGVVIIPTVDGGTPVANKEGARVHLSELEASRDEQLLRKHLQVMYQDQQSFNHQGSYLCPTSTIRPKSLAVPGMTTSSSFCPSTMFSFLQEPQGPVMSMSPQATYMSTIIPNAVLPASVDVIEIDRSSSRTRAGSVNHGGHVRTVSKSSLASGDLSVSPMLSRRSDGDGSQTDNSHDDSTLMPTSASGSNWGESSKTVISNSSPGSSKGSSRSGNSKRAGRNGRESCQTEQSSMDPDLVSLRSSVSMISTSSSKRENVVTGQGSESDVSGSAAAGDDAKTRRNFARLSVMKTKQPPAPPRRTNSLHNNKIISDSRVLVDIIDSVLGENIAAKDEIKSVIADTSKTPSLVSNSTGSTCQDASSSPLSPTQASSTDAGGATESNSPSPQKTPSEGGKFERTMSPSSGYSSQSGTPTLSPKGISPTSPDKQKKKPVKPERSVSRASSSAASPSSSLTSLSSATSEPVNPDVSTCGPSLPSRGSPPTVAAQEPNNNSSPLSVEIRELLNIPPPPKVKAPCPPPPETWVHNRRTFQLLCGPYPNVSKATQKPYSTVKQAGTQTEDVKETRVLVEKQSTIDTSVLELSESKETPESSLESGPEGVHNEMENGESTEQERTEASADVQKQEQSSSPVAKDPESPKKDPPPVMKKPVTFREDLVSSEHSVDRQQNKTSSSAETDVHLPVENHATSSQHGVVILVDESENETDKSEVTSTQTLSVGAPKISKASPPPTPPPAYHPTPPPSRKTPPSSVSAPPDDLQRVQEEIQVVESCWPPPPPPMEGDSVFDGGDEVDFPPPPPPPFVADSVPNVVDSCITEVDVSKGPAEEAGETIEDSSEASVHGQIPDVSPQTDTKPEVVAQVSKADTADEISCRPVQNLSVSESVPPPPVEAPPLPPITRAENPVSASTLVPPSSFLKRDAPSEPPVSTQPPITAPVAPPLLPAETLTHGVNFRRQPSVPNRDARSKELLSRHKSAPIPKEDANIPLVTPSLLQMVRLRSVNMTEDQVKAPSEDKSTNQGASVEENCPGPQTTPQKPIRKSLSLRSPPQTVKTSSVMLNTPSMRLQEAIRMKTAAMSSRDGLPSRLGVKSSAYSSVAEQASLKAPEGCDMHRSPASTASFIFSRSTKKVVVETAAASSPEAQASLKQSLAAELMQVSDQSKAFSNGGVKSDKVPPPVAKKPAHGSASPSQNRSAPSAKMDLSVEGNGAIGGVQHTSGITPPETTTTRVTADTIETLF; translated from the exons CTGGCCCGAAAGGGAATGAAGACCAGAAGAGGTTGACCGTCCACTACAGGACCTCCCAGCACTACCAGGAGAATGTTTTCATTGAGGGCAGCCGGCCTCAGTACCTGGAGGACCTGCACACTGAGGCCCAGGAGGGGCTCAAGATACTACAGCAGGAAG AATACACGAATGGAGTGAACGTACCTGATGATGAGAGCGTTGCT TCCACAGATACTCTGCGTCCGGAGCAGGATATCAGCTCCAAGGATGGTGGTGGCTCTCCGGAGTCGAGATCCACCGCCGGAAGTACTGATACCACAGTAACCTCTGCTGTGTCGACCAGGCCCGTGCTCACCCGCCAAG gtTCTACATTCAAGCCTCTGAATCCAGTGAAAAGATTCGAGaagaacaggaagaggagcaggaggaccaCCATCATGGGTATTCCCAACCAGGTCCAGAAGGAGCTTG CATTACACAGAAGCTCAACCTTCCAGCAGCTCGTTTCTACGCCTAATCATGACGGAGAGCTCAGTAACAGCCAATCAGGTGTTGTTATCATTCCTACGGTTGATGGAGGGACTCCGGTAGCGAATAAGGAGGGAGCGAGGGTACACCTTTCAGAGCTGGAG GCTTCCAGAGATGAACAGTTGCTGAGGAAGCACCTCCAGGTCATGTACCAAGACCAGCAGTCGTTCAACCACCAAGGCTCCTATCTCTGCCCCACCTCAACCATAAGACCCAAGTCCCTTGCAGTACCTGGCATGaccacttcctcctccttctgtccTTCAACAATGTTTAGCTTCCTCCAGGAACCCCAG gGCCCTGTGATGTCCATGTCTCCTCAGGCCACCTACATGTCTACAATCATCCCTAATGCGGTCTTACCAGCCTCGGTTGACGTCATAGAGATCGACCGCAGCAGCAGCCGGACGCGTGCCGGCAGTGTAAACCACGGCGGTCATGTCCGCACTGTGAGCAAAAGCAGCCTCGCATCCGGGGACTTATCAGTCAGCCCTATGTTGTCCAGAAGATCAGATGGCGACGGTTCCCAGACTGACAATTCCCACGACGACTCCACACTGATGCCCACATCGGCTTCGGGGTCGAACTGGGGCGAGTCTTCAAAGACCGTTATTTCAAACTCCTCACCGGGGTCCTCTAAGGGTAGCTCGCGTAGTGGTAACTCAAAGAGAGCGGGTCGGAATGGGCGGGAAAGCTGCCAGACAGAGCAGTCTAGCATGGACCCAGACCTCGTCAGTCTCCGTAGCTCAGTTAGCATGATTAGCACCTCCAGCAGTAAAAGGGAAAATGTTGTTACAGGTCAAGGATCTGAGTCTGACGTCTCAGGTTCAGCGGCGGCTGGGGACGATGCGAAGACCAGACGGAATTTCGCTCGTCTGTCGGTTATGAAGACCAAACAACCCCCGGCGCCTCCACGGAGAACGAACTCTCTGCATAATAACAAGATCATTAGCGACTCCAGGGTTCTGGTGGATATCATTGACTCTGTGTTGGGAGAAAATATTGCAGCAAAGGATGAGATAAAGTCAGTTATTGCAGATACCAGTAAGACCCCCAGCCTTGTATCAAACTCCACTGGGTCCACCTGTCAAGACGCTTCCTCCAGTCCTTTGAGCCCCACACAGGCCTCTTCCACCGACGCAGGAGGAGCAACAGAATCCAACAGTCCCTCCCCGCAGAAAACTCCCTCGGAAGGGGGGAAATTTGAACGGACCATGTCTCCTTCCAGTGGCTACTCCAGTCAGAGCGGCACTCCAACGCTCTCCCCAAAAGGGATTTCCCCGACCTCGCCTgacaaacagaagaagaagcctGTCAAACCAGAGAGATCCGTGTCTCGGGCCTCATCCTCAGCAgcttctccttcctcctctcttacCTCTCTATCGTCTGCCACATCCGAGCCTGTCAATCCAGATGTTTCCACATGTGGCCCCAGTCTGCCTTCACGGGGATCTCCACCCACCGTTGCTGCACAAGAACCGAATAACAATTCTTCTCCTTTGAGTGTTGAAATCAGAGAGCTGTTGAACATCCCGCCACCTCCCAAAGTCAAAGCGCcgtgtcctcctcctccggaGACTTGGGTGCACAATAGACGCACCTTTCAGCTCCTGTGTGGGCCTTACCCTAATGTCAGCAAAGCAACCCAGAAACCGTACAGCACAGTTAAACAAGCAGGAACCCAGACCGAAGACGTGAAGGAGACGCGAGTTTTAGTTGAAAAACAATCAACTATAGACACATCTGTCTTAGAGTTATCAGAAAGCAAAGAAACGCCTGAGAGTTCGTTAGAATCAGGCCCTGAAGGTGTTCACAACGAGATGGAGAATGGGGAAAGTACCGAACAAGAGAGGACGGAAGCAAGTGCAGACGTTCAGAAACAAGAGCAGAGTAGTAGCCCTGTAGCGAAGGACCCAGAGAGTCCAAAGAAAGATCCTCCTCCTGTCATGAAGAAACCAGTGACGTTCagagaggatttggtgtcatcAGAACACTCAGTAGACAGACAGCAAAATAAAACGAGTAGCAGTGCCGAGACAGATGTTCATTTACCTGTTGAGAACCATGCAACCTCCTCACAGCACGGGGTTGTAATTTTAGTCGATGAGAGTGAGAATGAGACGGACAAAAGTGAGGTCACATCCACGCAGACGCTTTCTGTAGGGGCCCCCAAAATTAGTAAGGCCTCGCCACCACCTACCCCTCCCCCGGCGTACCACCCTACACCTCCTCCGTCAAGAAAGACACCTCCTTCGTCTGTGTCCGCGCCACCGGATGACTTACAGAGGGTGCAGGAGGAGATCCAGGTTGTAGAGTCTTGCTGGccacctcctccgcctcctATGGAAGGGGACTCTGTCTTCGACGGAGGAGACGAGGTTGACtttcccccacctcctcctccgcccTTTGTGGCAGACAGCGTGCCAAATGTGGTGGACAGTTGTATCACAGAGGTGGATGTCTCAAAAGGACCCGCAGAGGAAGCTGGAGAGACGATTGAGGATTCGAGTGAAGCGTCTGTGCATGGACAAATTCCAGATGTGTCCCCACAAACAGACACCAAACCAGAGGTTGTCGCGCAAGTTTCAAAAGCTGACACCGCTGATGAGATTTCTTGCAGACCAGTGCAGAATTTATCTGTTTCAGAAAGTGTCCCACCTCCGCCAGTGGAGGCACCTCCATTGCCACCCATCACAAGAGCAGAGAACCCAGTATCAGCCTCCACTTTAGTTCCTCCCAGCAGCTTCCTGAAGCGAGACGCTCCCTCCGAGCCTCCCGTCAGCACCCAACCCCCCATCACTGCCCCAGTAGCACCACCCCTTTTACCAGCAGAGACTTTAACACATGGGGTTAATTTCAGAAGGCAGCCCAGTGTACCAAACAGAGACGCCAGGAGCAAGGAGCTCCTTTCCCGCCACAAAAGCGCACCCATTCCCAAAGAGGATGCCAACATACCTCTAGTCACCCCCTCCTTGCTTCAGATGGTTCGCCTCAGATCAGTCAACATGACTGAAGATCAGGTGAAAGCTCCATCGGAGGACAAGTCAACAAACCAGGGAGCTTCGGTTGAGGAGAATTGCCCGGGACCTCAAACCACCCCACAGAAGCCCATCCGCAAGTCTCTGTCACTAAGATCTCCCCCTCAGACAGTAAAGACGTCCTCTGTGATGCTGAACACGCCTTCCATGCGCTTACAGGAAGCCATACGTATGAAAACCGCAGCCATGTCTTCAAGAGACGGTCTTCCATCCCGACTGGGTGTGAAATCTTCCGCTTACAGCTCTGTTGCTGAACAAGCGTCCCTGAAAGCACCCGAGGGATGCGACATGCACAGGTCGCCGGCCTCTACCGCCAGCTTTATCTTCTCTAGGAGCACAAAAAAGGTTGTCGTAGAGACCGCAGCTGCCTCCTCCCCTGAAGCTCAGGCAAGTCTGAAGCAAAGCTTGGCGGCCGAGCTCATGCAGGTGTCCGACCAATCAAAGGCTTTCTCCAATGGCGGGGTGAAGTCGGACAAAGTTCCTCCACCGGTGGCAAAGAAACCAGCACACGGGAGCGCCAGCCCTTCACAGAATCGTTCTGCTCCTTCAGCAAAGATGGACTTGAGTGTCGAAGGAAACGGAGCGATCGGAGGAGTGCAACACACGAGCGGGATAACACCTCCTGAGACAACAA CTACAAGAGTGACAGCGGACACAATAGAAACACTGTTTTGA
- the nhsl3 gene encoding NHS-like protein 3 isoform X1: MSRRRSTGDLVPRDITDILAREARAQRGQKKPGSSLGQAFSWLKGSRRKKNLRNGLNQTGIGVTDAKLGLQNHDPAKAGPKGNEDQKRLTVHYRTSQHYQENVFIEGSRPQYLEDLHTEAQEGLKILQQEEYTNGVNVPDDESVASTDTLRPEQDISSKDGGGSPESRSTAGSTDTTVTSAVSTRPVLTRQGSTFKPLNPVKRFEKNRKRSRRTTIMGIPNQVQKELALHRSSTFQQLVSTPNHDGELSNSQSGVVIIPTVDGGTPVANKEGARVHLSELEASRDEQLLRKHLQVMYQDQQSFNHQGSYLCPTSTIRPKSLAVPGMTTSSSFCPSTMFSFLQEPQGPVMSMSPQATYMSTIIPNAVLPASVDVIEIDRSSSRTRAGSVNHGGHVRTVSKSSLASGDLSVSPMLSRRSDGDGSQTDNSHDDSTLMPTSASGSNWGESSKTVISNSSPGSSKGSSRSGNSKRAGRNGRESCQTEQSSMDPDLVSLRSSVSMISTSSSKRENVVTGQGSESDVSGSAAAGDDAKTRRNFARLSVMKTKQPPAPPRRTNSLHNNKIISDSRVLVDIIDSVLGENIAAKDEIKSVIADTSKTPSLVSNSTGSTCQDASSSPLSPTQASSTDAGGATESNSPSPQKTPSEGGKFERTMSPSSGYSSQSGTPTLSPKGISPTSPDKQKKKPVKPERSVSRASSSAASPSSSLTSLSSATSEPVNPDVSTCGPSLPSRGSPPTVAAQEPNNNSSPLSVEIRELLNIPPPPKVKAPCPPPPETWVHNRRTFQLLCGPYPNVSKATQKPYSTVKQAGTQTEDVKETRVLVEKQSTIDTSVLELSESKETPESSLESGPEGVHNEMENGESTEQERTEASADVQKQEQSSSPVAKDPESPKKDPPPVMKKPVTFREDLVSSEHSVDRQQNKTSSSAETDVHLPVENHATSSQHGVVILVDESENETDKSEVTSTQTLSVGAPKISKASPPPTPPPAYHPTPPPSRKTPPSSVSAPPDDLQRVQEEIQVVESCWPPPPPPMEGDSVFDGGDEVDFPPPPPPPFVADSVPNVVDSCITEVDVSKGPAEEAGETIEDSSEASVHGQIPDVSPQTDTKPEVVAQVSKADTADEISCRPVQNLSVSESVPPPPVEAPPLPPITRAENPVSASTLVPPSSFLKRDAPSEPPVSTQPPITAPVAPPLLPAETLTHGVNFRRQPSVPNRDARSKELLSRHKSAPIPKEDANIPLVTPSLLQMVRLRSVNMTEDQVKAPSEDKSTNQGASVEENCPGPQTTPQKPIRKSLSLRSPPQTVKTSSVMLNTPSMRLQEAIRMKTAAMSSRDGLPSRLGVKSSAYSSVAEQASLKAPEGCDMHRSPASTASFIFSRSTKKVVVETAAASSPEAQASLKQSLAAELMQVSDQSKAFSNGGVKSDKVPPPVAKKPAHGSASPSQNRSAPSAKMDLSVEGNGAIGGVQHTSGITPPETTTTRVTADTIETLF; encoded by the exons CTGGCCCGAAAGGGAATGAAGACCAGAAGAGGTTGACCGTCCACTACAGGACCTCCCAGCACTACCAGGAGAATGTTTTCATTGAGGGCAGCCGGCCTCAGTACCTGGAGGACCTGCACACTGAGGCCCAGGAGGGGCTCAAGATACTACAGCAGGAAG AATACACGAATGGAGTGAACGTACCTGATGATGAGAGCGTTGCT TCCACAGATACTCTGCGTCCGGAGCAGGATATCAGCTCCAAGGATGGTGGTGGCTCTCCGGAGTCGAGATCCACCGCCGGAAGTACTGATACCACAGTAACCTCTGCTGTGTCGACCAGGCCCGTGCTCACCCGCCAAG gtTCTACATTCAAGCCTCTGAATCCAGTGAAAAGATTCGAGaagaacaggaagaggagcaggaggaccaCCATCATGGGTATTCCCAACCAGGTCCAGAAGGAGCTTG CATTACACAGAAGCTCAACCTTCCAGCAGCTCGTTTCTACGCCTAATCATGACGGAGAGCTCAGTAACAGCCAATCAGGTGTTGTTATCATTCCTACGGTTGATGGAGGGACTCCGGTAGCGAATAAGGAGGGAGCGAGGGTACACCTTTCAGAGCTGGAG GCTTCCAGAGATGAACAGTTGCTGAGGAAGCACCTCCAGGTCATGTACCAAGACCAGCAGTCGTTCAACCACCAAGGCTCCTATCTCTGCCCCACCTCAACCATAAGACCCAAGTCCCTTGCAGTACCTGGCATGaccacttcctcctccttctgtccTTCAACAATGTTTAGCTTCCTCCAGGAACCCCAG gGCCCTGTGATGTCCATGTCTCCTCAGGCCACCTACATGTCTACAATCATCCCTAATGCGGTCTTACCAGCCTCGGTTGACGTCATAGAGATCGACCGCAGCAGCAGCCGGACGCGTGCCGGCAGTGTAAACCACGGCGGTCATGTCCGCACTGTGAGCAAAAGCAGCCTCGCATCCGGGGACTTATCAGTCAGCCCTATGTTGTCCAGAAGATCAGATGGCGACGGTTCCCAGACTGACAATTCCCACGACGACTCCACACTGATGCCCACATCGGCTTCGGGGTCGAACTGGGGCGAGTCTTCAAAGACCGTTATTTCAAACTCCTCACCGGGGTCCTCTAAGGGTAGCTCGCGTAGTGGTAACTCAAAGAGAGCGGGTCGGAATGGGCGGGAAAGCTGCCAGACAGAGCAGTCTAGCATGGACCCAGACCTCGTCAGTCTCCGTAGCTCAGTTAGCATGATTAGCACCTCCAGCAGTAAAAGGGAAAATGTTGTTACAGGTCAAGGATCTGAGTCTGACGTCTCAGGTTCAGCGGCGGCTGGGGACGATGCGAAGACCAGACGGAATTTCGCTCGTCTGTCGGTTATGAAGACCAAACAACCCCCGGCGCCTCCACGGAGAACGAACTCTCTGCATAATAACAAGATCATTAGCGACTCCAGGGTTCTGGTGGATATCATTGACTCTGTGTTGGGAGAAAATATTGCAGCAAAGGATGAGATAAAGTCAGTTATTGCAGATACCAGTAAGACCCCCAGCCTTGTATCAAACTCCACTGGGTCCACCTGTCAAGACGCTTCCTCCAGTCCTTTGAGCCCCACACAGGCCTCTTCCACCGACGCAGGAGGAGCAACAGAATCCAACAGTCCCTCCCCGCAGAAAACTCCCTCGGAAGGGGGGAAATTTGAACGGACCATGTCTCCTTCCAGTGGCTACTCCAGTCAGAGCGGCACTCCAACGCTCTCCCCAAAAGGGATTTCCCCGACCTCGCCTgacaaacagaagaagaagcctGTCAAACCAGAGAGATCCGTGTCTCGGGCCTCATCCTCAGCAgcttctccttcctcctctcttacCTCTCTATCGTCTGCCACATCCGAGCCTGTCAATCCAGATGTTTCCACATGTGGCCCCAGTCTGCCTTCACGGGGATCTCCACCCACCGTTGCTGCACAAGAACCGAATAACAATTCTTCTCCTTTGAGTGTTGAAATCAGAGAGCTGTTGAACATCCCGCCACCTCCCAAAGTCAAAGCGCcgtgtcctcctcctccggaGACTTGGGTGCACAATAGACGCACCTTTCAGCTCCTGTGTGGGCCTTACCCTAATGTCAGCAAAGCAACCCAGAAACCGTACAGCACAGTTAAACAAGCAGGAACCCAGACCGAAGACGTGAAGGAGACGCGAGTTTTAGTTGAAAAACAATCAACTATAGACACATCTGTCTTAGAGTTATCAGAAAGCAAAGAAACGCCTGAGAGTTCGTTAGAATCAGGCCCTGAAGGTGTTCACAACGAGATGGAGAATGGGGAAAGTACCGAACAAGAGAGGACGGAAGCAAGTGCAGACGTTCAGAAACAAGAGCAGAGTAGTAGCCCTGTAGCGAAGGACCCAGAGAGTCCAAAGAAAGATCCTCCTCCTGTCATGAAGAAACCAGTGACGTTCagagaggatttggtgtcatcAGAACACTCAGTAGACAGACAGCAAAATAAAACGAGTAGCAGTGCCGAGACAGATGTTCATTTACCTGTTGAGAACCATGCAACCTCCTCACAGCACGGGGTTGTAATTTTAGTCGATGAGAGTGAGAATGAGACGGACAAAAGTGAGGTCACATCCACGCAGACGCTTTCTGTAGGGGCCCCCAAAATTAGTAAGGCCTCGCCACCACCTACCCCTCCCCCGGCGTACCACCCTACACCTCCTCCGTCAAGAAAGACACCTCCTTCGTCTGTGTCCGCGCCACCGGATGACTTACAGAGGGTGCAGGAGGAGATCCAGGTTGTAGAGTCTTGCTGGccacctcctccgcctcctATGGAAGGGGACTCTGTCTTCGACGGAGGAGACGAGGTTGACtttcccccacctcctcctccgcccTTTGTGGCAGACAGCGTGCCAAATGTGGTGGACAGTTGTATCACAGAGGTGGATGTCTCAAAAGGACCCGCAGAGGAAGCTGGAGAGACGATTGAGGATTCGAGTGAAGCGTCTGTGCATGGACAAATTCCAGATGTGTCCCCACAAACAGACACCAAACCAGAGGTTGTCGCGCAAGTTTCAAAAGCTGACACCGCTGATGAGATTTCTTGCAGACCAGTGCAGAATTTATCTGTTTCAGAAAGTGTCCCACCTCCGCCAGTGGAGGCACCTCCATTGCCACCCATCACAAGAGCAGAGAACCCAGTATCAGCCTCCACTTTAGTTCCTCCCAGCAGCTTCCTGAAGCGAGACGCTCCCTCCGAGCCTCCCGTCAGCACCCAACCCCCCATCACTGCCCCAGTAGCACCACCCCTTTTACCAGCAGAGACTTTAACACATGGGGTTAATTTCAGAAGGCAGCCCAGTGTACCAAACAGAGACGCCAGGAGCAAGGAGCTCCTTTCCCGCCACAAAAGCGCACCCATTCCCAAAGAGGATGCCAACATACCTCTAGTCACCCCCTCCTTGCTTCAGATGGTTCGCCTCAGATCAGTCAACATGACTGAAGATCAGGTGAAAGCTCCATCGGAGGACAAGTCAACAAACCAGGGAGCTTCGGTTGAGGAGAATTGCCCGGGACCTCAAACCACCCCACAGAAGCCCATCCGCAAGTCTCTGTCACTAAGATCTCCCCCTCAGACAGTAAAGACGTCCTCTGTGATGCTGAACACGCCTTCCATGCGCTTACAGGAAGCCATACGTATGAAAACCGCAGCCATGTCTTCAAGAGACGGTCTTCCATCCCGACTGGGTGTGAAATCTTCCGCTTACAGCTCTGTTGCTGAACAAGCGTCCCTGAAAGCACCCGAGGGATGCGACATGCACAGGTCGCCGGCCTCTACCGCCAGCTTTATCTTCTCTAGGAGCACAAAAAAGGTTGTCGTAGAGACCGCAGCTGCCTCCTCCCCTGAAGCTCAGGCAAGTCTGAAGCAAAGCTTGGCGGCCGAGCTCATGCAGGTGTCCGACCAATCAAAGGCTTTCTCCAATGGCGGGGTGAAGTCGGACAAAGTTCCTCCACCGGTGGCAAAGAAACCAGCACACGGGAGCGCCAGCCCTTCACAGAATCGTTCTGCTCCTTCAGCAAAGATGGACTTGAGTGTCGAAGGAAACGGAGCGATCGGAGGAGTGCAACACACGAGCGGGATAACACCTCCTGAGACAACAA CTACAAGAGTGACAGCGGACACAATAGAAACACTGTTTTGA